One window of the Paracoccus pantotrophus genome contains the following:
- a CDS encoding DUF262 domain-containing protein translates to MQIRIRLASGEPASVGLRLDKSQSDGLCRWTAEDVLHELTITTTEAGRILGVEMSGDIGSTPDEIGEAFIQAFAERSIQEAAGIEVTEESADGSSEPFPYDPEFIRVDTKPFNISLVYDMIKDGDINLSPDFQRQFVWTDVGARSRLIESIMLRIPLPVFYLAQDYEGRLQVVDGLQRLTVIEQFLDNKLRLRDLEYLKDEEGKVFRHDDPGRCIDQRYRKRIMQTQIMMNIIDAQTPVDVKFDIFKRINQGGRPLNAQEIRNCMSSPETRKLLHSLSRSPDFLAATCSSVGTVRMQDQEIALRFAAFRLSDLEYQAPYAGNMERFLDQTIETLNRNPGAFDKLVPAFERGMRNSSHLFGAFAFRKCSPNDLLPGARRRLMNNSLFTTWSVVLAELEESEVQTVKPGSFAEIVAQELDGDSNYYDSVSFGTNDRRRLLYAFEKARTLCTEHIG, encoded by the coding sequence TTGCAAATTCGTATCCGCCTCGCATCGGGAGAACCAGCATCTGTCGGACTGCGACTGGACAAGTCGCAGTCCGACGGGCTTTGCCGCTGGACCGCGGAGGACGTTTTACATGAACTTACGATCACCACGACGGAAGCCGGCCGCATCCTGGGCGTCGAAATGTCCGGGGATATCGGATCAACGCCGGACGAGATCGGCGAAGCGTTCATACAGGCGTTCGCGGAGCGATCAATCCAAGAGGCTGCTGGCATAGAGGTCACTGAGGAATCCGCAGACGGCTCGTCCGAGCCCTTCCCCTACGATCCGGAGTTCATCCGAGTCGACACGAAGCCTTTCAATATCAGCCTCGTCTACGACATGATCAAGGACGGCGACATCAACCTGTCGCCTGATTTCCAGCGCCAATTTGTGTGGACGGATGTTGGCGCCCGGTCGCGACTCATAGAATCGATAATGCTGCGCATTCCACTGCCAGTATTTTACCTCGCCCAGGACTATGAGGGACGCCTGCAGGTGGTCGACGGGCTGCAGCGGCTTACCGTCATCGAGCAATTCCTCGACAACAAACTGCGTTTGCGCGACCTGGAGTATCTTAAGGACGAGGAAGGCAAGGTCTTCCGCCACGACGATCCGGGGCGCTGCATCGACCAGCGTTACCGAAAGCGGATTATGCAGACACAGATCATGATGAACATCATCGATGCCCAGACGCCGGTAGACGTAAAATTCGATATTTTCAAACGTATTAACCAGGGCGGTCGGCCGCTCAACGCTCAGGAAATCCGCAACTGCATGTCGTCGCCGGAGACACGGAAGCTCTTGCACAGCCTGTCCCGGTCACCAGACTTTCTGGCGGCAACTTGCTCGAGCGTGGGCACCGTGCGCATGCAGGATCAGGAGATCGCGCTTCGCTTCGCGGCGTTCCGACTGTCGGACCTTGAGTATCAGGCGCCATATGCCGGTAACATGGAGCGCTTTCTCGACCAAACGATCGAGACGCTCAATCGCAATCCGGGCGCGTTCGATAAACTGGTCCCCGCCTTCGAGCGCGGCATGCGCAATAGCTCGCACCTGTTCGGCGCCTTCGCATTCCGGAAATGCAGTCCGAATGACCTTCTCCCGGGTGCCCGACGCAGGCTCATGAACAACTCTCTGTTTACGACTTGGTCGGTAGTGCTAGCCGAGCTGGAAGAGTCGGAGGTTCAGACGGTCAAGCCCGGGAGTTTTGCCGAGATCGTTGCTCAAGAACTCGACGGGGACTCCAACTATTATGACAGCGTCTCGTTTGGAACGAATGATCGGCGTCGGTTGCTCTATGCGTTCGAAAAGGCTCGAACCCTCTGCACGGAGCATATCGGATGA
- a CDS encoding thioredoxin domain-containing protein: MRTSTKGIGYQLVDLTTDDEAMKQVVALGYRQAPVVVAGDTHWAGFRPDLIAGIKDPA, encoded by the coding sequence ATGAGAACCAGCACCAAGGGCATCGGCTACCAGCTGGTCGACCTGACCACGGATGACGAAGCCATGAAGCAGGTCGTCGCCCTCGGCTATCGCCAGGCGCCTGTCGTCGTCGCCGGCGACACGCACTGGGCTGGCTTCCGCCCGGATCTTATCGCAGGTATCAAAGACCCTGCTTAG
- a CDS encoding hybrid sensor histidine kinase/response regulator: MARISDWLIDRNDDAGQNLEKLLVIAEVLMRHSEERRDENNAAFEEFRRAALLEERVRQRTCDLEATLERLNAANATAECARRDLSQAIEAIEEGFALFDAEDRLVLCNSRFCADLPDVRPALVPGIGFAAYVELLGRSRQVLLPEGLTADGWIAQRMRRHEQPQHFNIGLTGDRWIQVSEQRTLDGGTVVLHTDVTRIIRTERIEHGKLLDNQARMIRATLEHINQGVGIFDAYGALIGWNQRLADLLEIPAALMHRGLSFERLAVRMLYQARFNEGFSASQLREWVRMRGARLPLSFELWHASGVILDVHGREMPERGFVMSFTDVTRERLAIHSMLRAKATLEARVTARTEELAAALANAERANSARVRFVAAASHDLLQPLSAAKLFVASARDDAGDSALRATLEKAHNALLSVEGILGALLDLSRLESGGTEIEIAPLSMELLLAQLTDEFAPLAAAKGLGLRIMPCQLAVESDAAYLRRILQNLIGNAIRYTQAGRVLVGVRRQGGSLRIEVHDTGPGIAPEHQQAIFREFHRVEGTASAAHGMGLGLAIVERACALLDHRLRLHSVPGRGTRFSVELPLAHDLPRAGSKAPAATPPPEAGMDRIVLLVENDEDLRSAIAQLLERRGVEVVEAASGSEALTLVEEMGVIPDIYLLDQQLGDGPSGVETAQALHRRFGLRPTRIITADRSPETRRAAGQAGLQILFKPIDPETLEAFVCQPG; encoded by the coding sequence ATGGCGCGCATCTCGGACTGGCTCATCGACCGTAACGACGATGCCGGGCAGAACCTGGAGAAGCTGCTGGTCATCGCCGAGGTGCTGATGCGCCATTCCGAGGAGCGCCGGGACGAGAACAACGCCGCCTTCGAGGAATTCCGCCGCGCCGCCCTGCTGGAGGAGCGCGTCCGCCAGCGCACCTGCGATCTCGAGGCGACGCTGGAGCGGCTGAACGCCGCCAATGCCACCGCCGAGTGCGCCCGCCGCGACCTGTCGCAGGCCATCGAGGCGATCGAGGAAGGCTTCGCGCTGTTCGACGCCGAGGACCGGCTGGTGCTGTGCAACAGCCGCTTCTGCGCCGACCTGCCGGATGTGCGCCCGGCGCTTGTCCCCGGCATCGGCTTCGCGGCCTATGTCGAGCTGCTGGGCCGGTCGCGGCAGGTGCTGCTGCCCGAGGGGCTGACCGCCGACGGCTGGATCGCCCAGCGGATGCGGCGCCACGAGCAGCCGCAGCATTTCAACATCGGCCTGACCGGCGACCGATGGATCCAGGTCAGCGAGCAGCGCACGCTCGACGGCGGCACGGTGGTCCTGCATACCGACGTGACCCGCATCATCCGCACCGAGCGTATCGAGCATGGCAAGCTGCTGGACAACCAGGCGCGGATGATCCGCGCGACGCTGGAGCATATCAACCAGGGCGTCGGCATCTTCGACGCCTATGGCGCGCTGATCGGCTGGAACCAGCGGCTCGCGGACCTGCTGGAGATCCCCGCGGCGCTGATGCATCGCGGGCTGAGCTTCGAGCGGCTGGCAGTGCGGATGCTGTATCAGGCCCGCTTCAACGAAGGCTTCTCGGCCTCGCAGCTGCGCGAATGGGTGCGGATGCGCGGCGCGCGCCTGCCCCTGTCCTTCGAGCTCTGGCACGCCTCGGGGGTCATCCTGGACGTGCATGGCCGCGAGATGCCCGAGCGCGGCTTCGTGATGTCCTTTACCGATGTCACGCGCGAACGGCTGGCGATCCATTCCATGCTGCGGGCCAAGGCCACGCTGGAAGCCCGCGTCACCGCCCGGACCGAGGAGCTGGCCGCGGCGCTGGCCAATGCCGAGCGCGCGAATTCCGCCCGCGTGCGCTTCGTCGCGGCGGCCAGCCACGACCTGCTGCAGCCGCTCTCGGCCGCCAAGCTCTTCGTCGCCTCGGCCCGCGACGATGCCGGCGACAGCGCCCTGCGCGCCACGCTGGAAAAGGCGCATAACGCGCTTCTCAGCGTCGAGGGCATCCTGGGAGCGCTGCTGGACCTGTCGCGGCTGGAATCCGGCGGCACCGAGATCGAGATCGCGCCCCTGTCGATGGAGCTGCTGCTGGCGCAGCTGACCGACGAATTCGCGCCGCTTGCCGCCGCCAAGGGCCTGGGACTGCGCATCATGCCCTGCCAACTGGCGGTGGAAAGCGACGCGGCCTATCTGCGGCGCATCCTGCAGAACCTGATCGGCAATGCCATCCGCTACACGCAAGCCGGGCGGGTGCTGGTCGGCGTGCGCCGCCAGGGCGGCAGCCTGCGCATCGAGGTCCACGACACCGGCCCCGGCATCGCGCCCGAGCACCAGCAGGCGATCTTCCGCGAGTTCCACCGCGTCGAGGGCACCGCCTCGGCCGCGCACGGCATGGGGCTGGGCCTGGCCATCGTCGAGCGCGCCTGCGCGCTGCTGGACCACCGGCTGCGGCTGCATTCGGTGCCGGGCCGCGGCACCCGCTTCTCGGTCGAGCTGCCCCTGGCGCATGACCTGCCCCGCGCCGGCAGCAAGGCCCCCGCCGCCACGCCCCCGCCCGAGGCGGGCATGGACCGCATTGTGCTGCTGGTCGAGAATGACGAAGACCTGCGCAGCGCCATCGCGCAGCTGCTGGAACGCCGCGGCGTCGAGGTGGTCGAGGCCGCCAGCGGCAGCGAGGCGCTGACCCTGGTCGAGGAGATGGGCGTCATCCCCGACATCTACCTCTTGGACCAGCAGCTGGGCGACGGCCCCAGCGGCGTCGAGACGGCGCAGGCGCTGCACCGCCGCTTCGGCTTGCGCCCGACCCGCATCATCACCGCCGACCGCAGCCCCGAAACCCGGCGCGCCGCCGGCCAGGCCGGGCTGCAGATCCTCTTCAAGCCCATCGACCCCGAGACGCTGGAGGCCTTCGTCTGCCAGCCCGGCTGA
- a CDS encoding LuxR C-terminal-related transcriptional regulator — MEQAQQPPPTIRPLNTALIVDDHPLFCDALSMTLTGPVGIARVEAVGSLAEALDRMAREPVPDVIVLDLHLPDVNGLEGVVCMRQAAAERPIIVVSSMDERRVVRGALLAGVSAYVPKHAPREAFREAFAAIARGEVHASRLALDNATPSLAEEALARLASLTRQQARILQLISTGLLNKQIAHELSIAETTVKAHVTAIMRKLRVQTRTQAVLFAQDISFNAMTAEARAEIAGHDSEGVNR; from the coding sequence ATGGAACAAGCCCAGCAACCCCCGCCGACGATCCGGCCGCTGAACACCGCGCTGATCGTGGACGACCACCCGCTGTTCTGCGACGCGCTGTCGATGACGCTGACCGGCCCGGTCGGCATCGCCCGGGTCGAGGCCGTGGGCAGCCTGGCCGAGGCGCTGGACCGCATGGCGCGCGAGCCGGTCCCGGATGTGATCGTGCTGGACCTGCACCTGCCCGACGTGAACGGGCTGGAAGGCGTGGTGTGCATGCGCCAGGCGGCGGCCGAGCGGCCGATCATCGTGGTCTCGTCCATGGACGAACGCCGGGTGGTGCGCGGCGCGCTGCTGGCCGGGGTCAGCGCCTATGTGCCCAAGCACGCCCCGCGCGAGGCCTTCCGCGAGGCCTTCGCCGCCATCGCCCGCGGCGAGGTGCATGCCAGCCGGCTGGCGCTGGACAATGCCACCCCCAGCCTGGCCGAGGAGGCGCTGGCGCGGCTCGCCTCGCTGACCCGGCAGCAGGCGCGGATCCTGCAGCTGATCAGCACCGGGCTGCTGAACAAGCAGATCGCGCATGAGCTGTCGATCGCCGAGACCACGGTCAAGGCGCATGTCACCGCCATCATGCGCAAGCTGCGGGTGCAGACCCGCACCCAGGCGGTGCTGTTCGCCCAGGACATCAGCTTCAACGCCATGACCGCCGAGGCGAGGGCCGAGATCGCAGGCCATGACAGCGAGGGAGTGAACCGCTAA
- a CDS encoding AAA family ATPase — MINDIHLTNFKCFQKVKIPLKRLTVLSGGNGVGKSSVIQALLLLRQAGDQARLLAGAVDRTDRKRQLFSINLNDTYRLSLGNSATLTNADIDSDTVVLGVSSNDTECIMCGFEASTTKPTTSIACVEASEDLLERASVFSIFQREFHYLVAERVGPRDLQPMADQLFTSTGYKGEFTAFAISQAEAESRIVAPTLCIEPESKLFRVQLEAWMGRMVPGAQIFTTPHPDLNRVQMAIGRRGATAKALPPANTGFGISYALPVVVSGLLAAPGSMLIVENPEAHLHPGAQTAIGIFLASVASAGVQVLVETHSENVLNGVRLAVLRDIIPHDDASFVFLSLGEGPGQPILHPITMDKAAELTSWPPGFFDQQGADLAEMMKARRAIAAQAKV, encoded by the coding sequence ATGATTAACGACATTCACCTGACTAATTTCAAATGTTTCCAGAAAGTGAAAATCCCACTCAAACGGCTTACCGTGCTGAGCGGCGGAAATGGTGTCGGCAAGTCGAGCGTGATTCAGGCGTTGCTGCTTCTCCGTCAGGCTGGCGATCAAGCCCGTCTGCTAGCCGGGGCCGTTGATCGTACTGATAGGAAGCGTCAGCTATTTAGTATTAATCTCAATGACACGTATAGGCTCAGCTTAGGGAATAGTGCCACACTCACGAACGCGGACATCGACTCTGACACTGTTGTTCTGGGAGTGTCCAGCAACGACACCGAATGTATAATGTGTGGCTTCGAGGCGAGCACTACCAAGCCAACGACGAGTATTGCTTGCGTCGAGGCGTCGGAGGATCTGCTCGAGCGTGCGAGCGTCTTCTCAATCTTCCAACGAGAATTTCACTACCTCGTCGCAGAGCGGGTCGGTCCGCGTGACCTGCAGCCGATGGCCGACCAGCTCTTCACCTCCACTGGCTACAAAGGTGAATTCACGGCCTTCGCGATTTCTCAAGCAGAGGCGGAGAGCCGCATCGTAGCGCCGACCTTATGTATCGAACCTGAATCCAAACTCTTCCGTGTCCAGCTTGAAGCCTGGATGGGGCGGATGGTGCCGGGAGCACAGATTTTCACGACGCCTCATCCTGATCTTAATCGGGTGCAAATGGCGATCGGCCGGCGGGGTGCGACGGCGAAAGCACTTCCCCCAGCCAACACGGGCTTCGGGATCAGTTATGCTCTGCCGGTGGTCGTGAGTGGGCTGCTCGCGGCTCCAGGATCGATGCTGATCGTCGAGAACCCTGAGGCCCACCTCCATCCCGGCGCTCAGACCGCAATTGGAATCTTCCTCGCCTCGGTGGCTTCGGCGGGCGTTCAGGTCCTTGTCGAGACCCATAGCGAGAATGTCCTGAACGGTGTCCGCCTAGCTGTGTTGCGGGACATCATCCCGCACGATGATGCGAGCTTTGTGTTCCTGTCGCTCGGAGAGGGCCCGGGCCAGCCCATCCTTCACCCGATCACAATGGACAAGGCAGCCGAGCTCACGAGTTGGCCACCCGGCTTCTTCGATCAGCAGGGCGCAGACTTAGCCGAGATGATGAAGGCTCGCCGAGCCATAGCCGCTCAGGCCAAGGTCTGA
- a CDS encoding winged helix-turn-helix transcriptional regulator: MPEPKAATAAVCRPDECLAEDWLAFLGHRWNALLLWHLSSGPRRYSELQALLPRISPKVLTDRIAGLTRRNLVQRTETNTYPREVTYRLTARGEALRTILSELYDWAADVVHEDALAVPQAAERAR, translated from the coding sequence ATGCCTGAACCCAAAGCTGCCACGGCCGCCGTTTGCCGTCCCGACGAATGCCTTGCCGAGGACTGGCTGGCTTTTCTGGGTCACCGATGGAACGCCCTGCTGCTGTGGCACCTTTCAAGCGGACCAAGGCGATATTCCGAACTCCAGGCGCTCTTGCCGCGGATCTCGCCGAAGGTTCTGACCGACAGGATTGCCGGGCTGACGCGCCGCAATCTGGTGCAACGGACAGAGACGAATACCTATCCGCGCGAAGTCACCTACCGCCTGACCGCGCGAGGAGAGGCCCTCCGCACCATCTTGTCCGAGCTCTACGACTGGGCAGCGGATGTCGTCCATGAAGATGCGCTCGCCGTCCCGCAGGCGGCTGAAAGAGCGCGGTGA
- a CDS encoding FIST signal transduction protein, whose product MSAAQDCIARASAPAQDADVTGRLARGLGPGPFALVMLFVSPRADVARIAAETAARLPAAHVVGCTTAGEISEAGYDEGAVLALGFPSRLFAAEVLELTDLDRLSRSAAAAAFLQLRQDLAGAQAHLPHEFALLLVDGLSLCEDDLASALAAGSGHVPLIGGSAGDGLRFRETLVLHRGRALRNAAVLSVLRGLCPVRALNMDHLHPTERRMVVTRADPAARIVQRINAEPAAREYARILGKDPALIDYLTFAAHPLAVRVGGRYHVRAVQRVLPSGELLFFSAIDAGVVLALTEPEDLPAHLDRRLSQLAGPVPPVAVLGFDCVLRRIEAEQKQLGGAVSEVLRRHRVWGFSTYGEQFGPLHVNHTLTGCAIYPPGTQLAEPG is encoded by the coding sequence GTGAGCGCAGCGCAGGATTGCATCGCGCGGGCCAGCGCGCCGGCGCAGGACGCCGACGTGACCGGCCGGCTGGCGCGGGGCCTTGGTCCCGGGCCCTTCGCGCTGGTCATGCTCTTTGTCTCGCCCCGGGCCGACGTCGCGCGCATCGCTGCCGAGACCGCGGCGCGCCTGCCCGCCGCCCATGTCGTCGGCTGTACCACCGCCGGCGAGATCTCGGAGGCGGGCTATGACGAAGGCGCGGTGCTGGCGCTGGGATTCCCCTCGCGACTTTTCGCAGCTGAGGTGCTGGAGCTGACCGACCTCGACCGCCTGTCGCGCAGCGCCGCGGCGGCGGCCTTCCTGCAACTGCGCCAGGATCTCGCGGGTGCGCAGGCGCATCTGCCGCATGAATTCGCCCTGCTGCTGGTCGACGGGCTGTCGCTTTGCGAGGACGACCTGGCCTCGGCACTGGCGGCCGGCTCGGGCCATGTGCCGCTGATCGGCGGATCGGCCGGGGACGGGCTGCGATTCCGGGAAACGCTGGTCCTGCATCGCGGCCGGGCGCTGCGCAACGCGGCGGTGCTGTCGGTGCTGCGCGGGCTTTGCCCGGTGCGGGCGCTGAACATGGACCACCTGCACCCGACCGAGCGGCGCATGGTGGTAACCCGGGCCGACCCCGCCGCCCGCATCGTGCAGCGCATCAATGCCGAGCCGGCGGCGCGTGAATACGCCCGCATCCTGGGCAAGGATCCGGCGCTGATCGACTACCTGACCTTTGCCGCGCATCCGCTCGCCGTGCGGGTCGGCGGCCGCTATCACGTGCGGGCGGTGCAACGCGTGCTGCCTTCGGGCGAGTTGCTGTTCTTTTCGGCCATCGACGCGGGCGTGGTGCTGGCGCTGACCGAGCCCGAGGACCTGCCCGCGCATCTGGACAGGCGGCTGTCGCAGCTGGCCGGGCCGGTGCCGCCGGTGGCGGTGCTGGGCTTCGACTGCGTGCTGCGCCGCATCGAGGCCGAGCAGAAGCAGCTGGGCGGTGCCGTTTCGGAAGTGCTGCGCCGGCATCGCGTCTGGGGCTTTTCCACCTATGGCGAGCAATTCGGCCCGCTGCATGTCAACCACACCCTGACCGGCTGCGCGATCTACCCGCCGGGGACGCAACTGGCGGAGCCCGGCTGA
- a CDS encoding DEAD/DEAH box helicase — protein MQELADQIWSNSRFHDAAALAHRTWLGRELGRPLDPEVTMEEAVRLMQASAILACSKDPLHRRQAYRSATMTYEVIGAKTLPMQQALRVVLARLGNFPALETREEVGRAAGDLPLDLAIEEMALSDRRRVLLRDRPALLTSFQHDLWSKLGEGRSVAVAAPTSAGKSFILQGHLARVFQEAGAHIVVYLVPTRALIAQVARDLADLFSGTERAPEVVTVPLDGDQPLPTRAIFVMTQERTQLMLAAHPNMSAGIVIVDEAHSIADQGRGVLLQWVVDDLLRRRADAQLLFASPGIRNLDVFGRTFGLESVETLPSTEPTVAQNFLIVRVISSRQGEFSVSSIEPGGKEALVGEFAIKRTIATKKERLVHISATLGRGAPTIVYANGAAEAEDLAIQLAELFADRETTPRRDAVAQLIAQSVHPSYVLAAAVRRGVGFHYSNMPTSVRQAVEDAFADGTIDFLVCTSTLLQGVNLPARNVFMCKPEKGKQRPLEGTDFWNLAGRAGRLRREFQGNIFLIDYDEWKAKPLDHARDSEIVPALQEGVTQRLEDLVATMADEDGDSRKPDGDLETLFIRLLDDHSRGELSTTLSRLNAAGVPSASTERVQLAIDEVVEVLTLPVEVVRQSPNLSPHRQQALHVALRTAAGTDKAGVRALIPAHPRESGAYASYASLLRLCHTHLLGLPPSHGSHRYLALMAVFWMRGDPLPKIIENAINHDKKKSSRTVIRSTLETIEKVIRFEVVRLMSCYCAVLLQVLDEIGLSEMASSVPPMSLYLEVGASDRSMISFMGLGLSRVAAAILNDATVNKSMTIPEARAWLQDATLDAYDLSPLLVEEIRRVAR, from the coding sequence ATGCAGGAACTGGCCGATCAAATCTGGAGCAACAGCCGATTCCACGACGCGGCAGCACTCGCCCATCGGACGTGGCTGGGGCGCGAGCTGGGAAGACCGCTCGACCCTGAGGTGACCATGGAGGAAGCGGTACGCCTGATGCAGGCCTCTGCGATCTTGGCCTGCTCCAAGGACCCGCTGCATCGGCGGCAGGCATACCGTTCGGCGACCATGACGTATGAGGTAATAGGCGCGAAGACATTGCCCATGCAGCAGGCGCTTCGTGTCGTGCTGGCTCGGCTCGGCAACTTCCCTGCGCTGGAAACGCGCGAGGAGGTCGGCCGCGCCGCCGGGGACCTGCCGTTGGATCTAGCGATCGAGGAGATGGCCTTATCTGATCGGCGCCGCGTCCTTCTTCGGGATCGCCCGGCGCTACTGACGAGCTTTCAGCACGACTTGTGGAGTAAGCTCGGCGAAGGGCGCAGCGTTGCAGTCGCCGCGCCGACTTCCGCCGGAAAGTCCTTCATTCTGCAGGGCCATCTCGCCCGCGTGTTCCAAGAGGCCGGGGCGCATATCGTCGTCTATCTCGTGCCGACCCGCGCCCTGATCGCTCAAGTCGCACGCGATCTGGCAGATCTGTTCTCCGGCACGGAGAGAGCGCCGGAGGTTGTCACCGTGCCCCTCGACGGGGATCAGCCGCTGCCGACGCGAGCGATATTCGTGATGACTCAGGAGCGGACCCAACTGATGCTGGCAGCGCACCCGAATATGAGCGCTGGGATCGTCATCGTCGACGAGGCCCACAGCATTGCCGACCAGGGACGTGGCGTCCTGCTGCAATGGGTCGTGGACGACCTGCTTCGTCGGCGCGCGGATGCGCAGCTGCTTTTTGCCAGCCCAGGCATTCGCAACTTGGATGTGTTCGGCCGCACCTTTGGCCTCGAGAGCGTTGAGACGCTTCCCTCGACAGAACCGACGGTCGCGCAGAACTTCCTGATCGTGCGTGTGATATCGTCGCGCCAGGGCGAATTCTCTGTGTCGAGCATAGAGCCGGGTGGCAAGGAGGCACTGGTCGGCGAATTCGCGATCAAACGGACGATCGCGACAAAAAAGGAGCGCCTCGTCCACATATCGGCAACTCTCGGCAGGGGCGCCCCAACCATCGTTTATGCGAACGGCGCCGCCGAGGCGGAAGATCTGGCCATCCAGCTTGCCGAGCTTTTCGCAGACCGGGAGACGACGCCGCGGCGCGATGCGGTCGCGCAGCTCATCGCCCAGTCGGTTCATCCCTCCTATGTCTTGGCTGCGGCGGTGCGCCGGGGCGTGGGCTTCCACTACTCCAACATGCCGACGTCAGTTCGGCAGGCAGTCGAGGATGCCTTCGCGGATGGCACGATCGACTTTCTCGTTTGTACCAGCACCCTTCTCCAAGGCGTGAACTTGCCGGCCCGCAATGTCTTCATGTGCAAGCCGGAGAAAGGGAAGCAGCGGCCTCTGGAAGGCACCGACTTCTGGAACTTAGCGGGCCGCGCCGGGCGCCTCCGCCGTGAGTTCCAAGGCAACATTTTCCTGATCGACTATGACGAGTGGAAAGCCAAACCACTCGATCATGCGAGGGACAGCGAGATCGTGCCCGCCCTGCAGGAAGGTGTCACCCAGAGGCTGGAGGACCTTGTCGCGACGATGGCCGACGAGGACGGCGACAGCAGGAAGCCGGATGGCGACCTTGAGACCTTGTTCATCCGGCTCTTGGACGATCATTCGCGCGGCGAGCTGTCGACCACGCTGTCGCGGCTGAACGCGGCGGGCGTGCCCTCTGCGTCGACCGAACGCGTCCAACTCGCGATCGACGAGGTGGTTGAGGTCCTGACGCTGCCTGTCGAGGTCGTGCGCCAGAGTCCGAACCTGTCTCCGCATCGCCAGCAAGCGCTTCACGTCGCGCTGCGAACTGCAGCGGGTACTGACAAGGCGGGCGTGCGCGCGCTAATCCCCGCGCATCCGCGCGAAAGCGGAGCGTATGCCTCCTATGCATCGCTGCTAAGGCTCTGCCATACCCACCTGCTAGGTCTTCCGCCAAGCCACGGATCGCACCGCTATCTTGCCCTGATGGCGGTGTTCTGGATGAGGGGCGACCCTCTCCCGAAGATCATCGAGAACGCGATCAACCACGACAAGAAGAAGAGTTCCCGGACGGTGATCCGCAGCACGCTCGAGACCATCGAGAAAGTGATAAGGTTCGAGGTGGTGCGGCTGATGTCATGCTACTGCGCAGTCCTCCTCCAGGTCCTAGACGAGATCGGCCTGTCTGAAATGGCCAGCTCAGTACCGCCGATGTCGCTTTATCTCGAGGTCGGCGCCTCCGACCGATCAATGATAAGCTTCATGGGTCTCGGCCTGTCCCGCGTCGCCGCGGCCATTCTCAACGATGCCACCGTCAACAAGAGCATGACTATTCCGGAGGCACGCGCCTGGCTGCAGGATGCTACCCTTGATGCGTACGACCTGTCACCGCTGCTGGTGGAGGAGATACGCCGCGTGGCTCGCTGA
- a CDS encoding HamA C-terminal domain-containing protein: MTDTAAAPSSPPTGPLEDALASLKRDLSKLSTRLKSVDHTVTTECKALTLRLHYPAFRQRKPMMSELVDTVSTYIVNFCLPRQQVADLNEQYGKVSPEEFTTMFEVLRQEAFDLFKRAHVATNRNGEAGELILYLLTEWLLEAPQIVAKMSLKTNTEMPVHGADGVHVRYCAATGRLYIYWGEAKLYGNLDQAITEAAKSIAESLDDKKIKHEITLVKRHLDLSGLKPDAKKAMLDFLDPYGSGYANRHDVISCLVAFDFDAFAAALISETDAEEEFRKLALAKLGEAAPKIAKALKTKGIAHQEVEMFIMPVPSVATLRDLFQDKIGWKHPAAKKAPKKSAVSN; encoded by the coding sequence TTGACCGATACCGCCGCCGCTCCGTCCTCACCGCCGACAGGCCCCCTCGAGGATGCGCTCGCGTCGCTCAAGCGCGATCTATCGAAGCTGTCGACGCGGCTCAAGTCAGTCGATCACACCGTCACGACCGAGTGCAAGGCGCTGACACTCCGTCTTCACTATCCCGCGTTTCGGCAGCGGAAGCCAATGATGTCCGAACTGGTGGACACCGTTTCGACGTACATCGTCAATTTCTGCCTGCCCCGGCAGCAGGTAGCGGACCTTAACGAGCAGTATGGGAAGGTTTCTCCCGAGGAGTTCACAACAATGTTCGAGGTGCTTCGTCAGGAGGCATTCGATCTCTTCAAACGCGCCCACGTCGCGACGAACCGCAACGGCGAAGCCGGCGAGTTGATACTTTATCTGCTGACAGAATGGCTCCTCGAGGCGCCCCAGATCGTCGCGAAGATGTCGCTAAAGACCAATACGGAGATGCCAGTGCACGGTGCGGACGGAGTACACGTCCGCTACTGTGCGGCCACGGGGCGACTATACATCTATTGGGGCGAGGCGAAACTCTACGGCAACCTGGATCAGGCCATCACAGAGGCGGCGAAGTCGATCGCCGAGTCACTGGACGACAAGAAGATCAAGCACGAGATCACGCTGGTAAAGCGGCACCTCGACCTTTCCGGCTTAAAGCCTGACGCTAAGAAAGCGATGCTCGACTTCCTCGATCCGTACGGATCGGGATACGCGAACCGCCACGATGTGATCTCCTGCCTTGTCGCCTTCGACTTCGACGCCTTCGCCGCTGCGCTGATCTCCGAGACCGATGCGGAGGAGGAGTTCCGGAAGCTAGCCCTCGCCAAGCTTGGCGAGGCCGCCCCGAAGATCGCCAAGGCGCTTAAGACTAAAGGCATCGCGCATCAGGAGGTCGAGATGTTCATCATGCCTGTACCATCCGTGGCGACACTGCGGGACCTGTTTCAGGACAAGATCGGCTGGAAGCATCCGGCCGCCAAGAAGGCACCGAAGAAGAGCGCCGTCAGTAACTAG